TAGCCAAAGATGCCGGCAGTACTGGCAAGTCCGACTCGGTGGAGGCGCACACCAAAACCGAATGGCTGCGGTTTCACCGCGCCGAGTTAAACGCGAACGAAGAACTGGCGCGGGAAGACGAATGGATTAGCATGGAAGACGAACCCGACCACCAGGAATTGTGTAACCGTGAGCAATTGTATTTTCTAAAAGCCATCCGCGAAAACCTGGATTTAACCGACCACGTGGCTGACGCGGTAAACAGCCTGCGCATTGCCTTTGCCTGCGACGAGTCGGTGCGGACGGGCCAGGTAGTGTCTTTACAATAAGGCAAATTAAACCGGGCAAAAATTTAAAAAATGGCGAGATGGGAATGTGGTTTTGCTCGCAACGAGTATCAGAAATCGTAAAATTTTAAAAATTCCTGTTTCTATATTGGTGTAAGCTGGCATTGAAAATTAATAAAAGTTCGAGATAAGTATTTACTAATTCAAACAGCCAATACAAGTACTTATAATAGCCTGAAAACCTCGTTTTACGTCAATTCCCCATTCTATTCTTGTCATCCCGGAGGGATCTAACCAGTAGGTAATTGATTAGATTCCTTCGGAATGACAAAAATGGAAATAGATAGCTTTCTTCTTTGCGTTATTCCTTAGCGTAAACTCCCGTTAAACTTAGCCAAAAGTATTTCCCGGAATTTCTACATTCCAGAAATGCCTCTTCTTATCAAATCTCCAGGAAAAAGAACCAATGTAATTTTTCCGGTAACCCATTGTTTTTAAAAATGCTATATGCATTGAGTTCGGCAAATAGTTTTACAAAAGATTTTGCAGTTAAAATAACTCCCACGGAACTCATATTTTCAGAATATTAGGTATTCAAAATAAGAAATTTTAAAAACAATAGGTATAAATACGTATTTCGGAAGGATTGAAGCACCGGCTGAAACTTTAAAAACCAAGACTAGTACTGTATAAAACTGTTCCGCAACCAGGAACAATTTCAGAGTTTATCTGAATGTTTGAAGTTGTACGATAAGTATTAGTTAACCAGAAAAACGAAGTTTTATGCTAGCAATGGATTATCGCGGACCCAAAAGGGTTCGTGTCACTCAAAAGCCCATGCCCGAAATAAAGCATCCCGAAGATGCCATTATTCGGGTTACCCGTTCTTGTATTTGCGGGTCGGATTTGCATTTATATAACGGCAACGTGCCGGATACCCGCGTAGGCACTACCTTCGGCCACGAATTTGTGGGAATAGTAGAAGAAATTGGGTCGGAAGTAACTAAGTTAAAAGTAGGGGACCACGTGCTGGTGCCGTTTAACATTGCCTGCGGTCGTTGTCATTTCTGTAAGCAAGGTTTATTTGGTAATTGCCACGAGTCTAACCCCATGGCTACAGCCGTTGGCGGTATTTTTGGTTATTCGCATACGGCCGGTGGTTTCAACGGGGGCCAGGCCGAATACGTGCGCGTTCCTTACGCCAACGTGAGTCCTACGGTTATACCCGAAGGCATGCATATTGAAGATGCTGTGATGCTTACCGACGTAGTACCCACTGGTTACCAGGCCGCCGAAATGGGCGGTATTCAGCCGGGCGATACGGTAGTGGTGTTCGGGGCCGGACCGGTGGGCATTATGGCGGCAAAATGTTCCTGGCTGTTTGGGGCGGGTCGTGTTATTATCATCGACCACGTAGAATACCGGCTGGAGTTTGCCCGCAATTACGCGCAGTGCGAAGCTTATAATTTCCGGGAAATGGAAGACCCCGTGGTATTTATTAAAAAAACCACCGATTGGATGGGAGCCGACGTGGTAATTGATGCCGTAGGGGCCGAAGCTGCCGGTAATACCATGCAAACCATTACGGGGCGTAAAACCTTATTGCAGGCCGGTTCGGCTACAGCTTTACACTGGGCTATTAACTCAGTTAAAAAAGGCGGTATTGTTTCGATTGTGGGAGTTTACGGACCTACCGATAACCTGGTGCCGATTGGTAACGTGCTGAATAAAGGGCTAACCATCCGGGCGAACCAGGCTTCGGTAAAACGGTTGCTACCGCGCTTAATCGAGCACGTGCAAAACGGCATTATCAACCCGAAAGCTTTAATTACGCACCGCATTCCGCTGGAAGAAGTGGCCGATGGCTACCGTTTATTCTCGGCTAAACTGGATAATTGCATTAAACCGGTTCTTATTCCCCCATCTGCCCGTATGTAAATTTTAAAATTATGGAAAATTTAAAAAAAGATTACTCGCATATAAAAGGTTGGGGCATTGATGCCGATCCGCAAAACGACCCCACTTACCCCATGAAACCGCACCGCACCGATGCAGAACAAGCGGGCTATAGCTGGGAACGCCCCACCCAACAACCCGTAGACGTAGAAGTGCTGCATTCCATTGAACGCCCGAACGTATCAGCGGTATTTGGTACTGCTTCGCCACCTTCGGGTTTAAGCGGTATGATTCGTCGATTTGCCTTTCGTTACAGCGAAAACAGCTACCTGCATTGGTTGCCGCTTATCTTGGCCGATCGGGTAAACGTAGTAGAAGGC
The sequence above is a segment of the Adhaeribacter swui genome. Coding sequences within it:
- a CDS encoding zinc-dependent alcohol dehydrogenase: MLAMDYRGPKRVRVTQKPMPEIKHPEDAIIRVTRSCICGSDLHLYNGNVPDTRVGTTFGHEFVGIVEEIGSEVTKLKVGDHVLVPFNIACGRCHFCKQGLFGNCHESNPMATAVGGIFGYSHTAGGFNGGQAEYVRVPYANVSPTVIPEGMHIEDAVMLTDVVPTGYQAAEMGGIQPGDTVVVFGAGPVGIMAAKCSWLFGAGRVIIIDHVEYRLEFARNYAQCEAYNFREMEDPVVFIKKTTDWMGADVVIDAVGAEAAGNTMQTITGRKTLLQAGSATALHWAINSVKKGGIVSIVGVYGPTDNLVPIGNVLNKGLTIRANQASVKRLLPRLIEHVQNGIINPKALITHRIPLEEVADGYRLFSAKLDNCIKPVLIPPSARM